A part of Cydia amplana chromosome 24, ilCydAmpl1.1, whole genome shotgun sequence genomic DNA contains:
- the LOC134659316 gene encoding cuticle protein 38-like — translation MRVLIVAAVLACAAAAPSGLLAGPYGHGLIGHAAPLAYSHGAPLAYGHGAPLAYGHAAPLAVAHAAVPTISPGDIQGAAIDAHVEAADHVRAAVDQASELHGQAINAAEDHSWQAVDAVKTHEAQIDGAAAGAAPILAKQLAGHAGVYAAPALAHAAYAAPIAHAAYAAPIAHAAPIAHAGSHSVSTQSLHQTHPAPLVHAPVIAHAAPVAYAAHAGYAHAGLAHGLSHW, via the exons ATGAGAGTACTG ATTGTCGCCGCCGTCCTCGCCTGCGCCGCCGCAGCGCCCTCGGGCCTGCTGGCTGGTCCCTATGGTCATGGTCTGATCGGCCACGCCGCCCCTCTGGCTTACAGCCATGGCGCCCCTCTGGCTTACGGCCATGGCGCCCCTCTGGCTTACGGCCACGCCGCCCCTCTGGCTGTGGCTCACGCCGCCGTCCCCACCATCTCCCCCGGTGACATCCAGGGCGCCGCCATCGACGCTCATGTTGAGGCTGCTGACCACGTCCGCGCCGCCGTCGACCAGGCTTCCGAGCTCCACGGACAGGCCATCAACGCCGCCGAGGACCACTCGTGGCAGGCTGTTGATGCCGTGAAGACCCACGAGGCTCAGATTGATGGTGCCGCCGCTGGCGCCGCGCCTATCCTCGCTAAGCAGCTGGCCGGTCACGCCGGAGTGTACGCCGCCCCCGCGCTCGCGCACGCCGCCTACGCCGCCCCCATCGCGCACGCCGCCTACGCTGCCCCCATCGCGCACGCCGCCCCCATCGCGCACGCCGGCAGCCACTCCGTGTCCACCCAGTCCCTGCACCAGACCCACCCCGCCCCGCTCGTGCACGCTCCCGTGATCGCTCACGCCGCTCCCGTCGCGTACGCCGCGCACGCCGGCTACGCTCACGCCGGACTCGCTCATGGTCTGTCCCACTGGTAA